The following coding sequences are from one Pocillopora verrucosa isolate sample1 chromosome 5, ASM3666991v2, whole genome shotgun sequence window:
- the LOC136281157 gene encoding G-protein coupled receptor GRL101-like: protein MAKLPKGFFRHLTHIIRVTLDTNLMCCHLDLFRQDADCEYSFNDNFASCHSMFRHHAPRRTLWIVGLLSLLGSLFVVGWQYFYPDNNVVQSIMLVNLGVSDGIMGIYLIIIGIKDLQWSGEYYLHDYEWRTGWFCHFNGAMSVFSSEVSVMMISLIAWDRLKNIVFPYTFAKITPRQTRIMCVVIWLVGGVMAFLPLSGMHYFSERYYGNNVVCLPLQLSPELQEGWEYSNSIFIVLNFSLFIFIMVAYVAILLKSWSSSRRLGAHGTVREIRARAQSEQAKRERALAKRVFFIILTDFLCWMPIITIGIRSHVEKTFDPPGDLAVWIAVFALPINSAINPLLYTLSTPQVQPVLKAKLRKLWSNVRSIFSRRQNQEEADNDQQGQIGNGDEHANVEEGEQIEMQVLEHNEIPEVEAPELSAPQPGEQIEMQVLEYNETPEVEAPELPAPQPEIEQACGGDANPSSSDYLEDFDIRPATTKTVEADKSEEQVEVEEISVPSNKGAKKGEEEVKAPEPDMDVAEEGEEEVFDTRL, encoded by the exons ATGGCTAAGCTCCCCAAAGGCTTTTTCAGGCATTTGACGCACATCATTAGAGT AACCTTGGACACAAACCTGATGTGCTGCCATCTCGATCTTTTCAGGCAGGATGCTGATTGCGAATACTCCTTCAATGACAACTTCGCAAGCTGCCACTCCATGTTCCGCCACCATGCTCCAAGGAGAACTCTTTGGATTGTCGGTCTTCTCTCGTTGCTAGGGTCTTTATTCGTAGTTGGGTGGCAGTATTTCTACCCTGATAACAATGTGGTCCAGTCTATCATGTTGGTGAATCTGGGTGTATCTGACGGCATCATGGGTATATACCTTATCATTATTGGCATAAAAGACCTGCAATGGTCAGGGGAATACTACCTACATGACTATGAGTGGCGCACCGGttggttttgccatttcaatggtgccatgtctgtcttttcaagtgaagtgtcagtgatgatgatttctctgatTGCATGGGACAGACTCAAAAACATCGTGTTTCCTTacacctttgcaaaaattaccccAAGGCAGACCCGTATAATGTGCGTAGTTATCTGGCTGGTGGGAGGCGTTATGGCATTCCTTCCCTTGTCTGGAATGCATTATTTCAGTGAGAGGTATTATGGCAATAATGTAGTGTGCCTACCTCTGCAGCTTTCCCCTGAATTACAAGAAGGCTGGGAATACTCCAATTCCATCtttatcgttttgaatttttccctattcatcttcatcatgGTTGCTTATGTTGCCATCTTGTTGAAATCATGGTCGTCAAGCAGACGGCTTGGTGCACATGGAACTGTTCGTGAAATACGAGCAAGGGCACAAAGCGAACAggctaaaagagaaagagcacttgccaaaagagtcttcttcattattctgaccgatttcttgtgttggatgCCAATCATTACTATCGGCATCCGGTCCCAcgtcgagaaaacatttgatccaCCTGGTGATCTGGCAGTGTGGATTGCAGTGTTCGCTCTGCCGATCAATTCAGCTATCAACCCATTGTTGTATACGCTTTCTACTCCACAg GTTCAGCCTGTGTTAAAAGCAAAACTGAGGAAGCTGTGGTCCAATGTTCGATCTATTTTCAGCAGAagacaaaatcaagaag AAGCAGATAATGATCAACAGGGACAGATTGGAAATGGAGATGAACATGCTAACGTCGAAGAGG GTgagcaaattgaaatgcaggtatTGGAACACAACGAAAtcccagaagtggaagcccctgaattgTCTGCACCGCAACCAG gagagcaaattgaaatgcaggtatTGGAATACAACGAAACcccagaagtggaagcccctgaattACCTGCACCGCAACCAG AAATTGAACAAGCCTGTGGAGGGGATGCGAATCCATcttcctcag ATTATCTGGAGGATTTTGACATCAGACCAGCCACTACAAAGACTGTGGAAG CTGATAAATCTGAGGAGCAGGTGGAGGTTGAAGAGATTTCGGTGCCCAGTAACAAAG GAGCTAAAAAAGGTGAAGAAGAAGTGAAGGCGCCTGAGCCTGACATGGATGTCGCAGaggaag GGGAAGAAGAGGTGTTTGACACCAGACTTTAG